CCCCATTGCTACACCAATATCAGCTCGCTTTAATGCTGGAGCATCATTAACCCCATCTCCAGTCATAGCCGCAATTTTATCATGGTTTTGCAAAGCTTTAACAATACGTAATTTATTATCAGGGCTTGTGCGTGCAAACACATCATAAGTCATTATCGCCTCTGACAATTCTTCGTCTGACATAGCATCTATCTCTTTTCCTTCTAACCCCTTCTGACCATCTCCTATCCCCATTTTTTGTCCAATCGCTAATGCTGTATCTTTATGGTCTCCAGTAATCATTTTCACGTTTATTCCTGCTTTTGAACACTCTTCAATCGCCTTAATGGCTTCCTCACGTGGCGGATCAATAATGCCTGTTAATCCTAGAAATATTACACCCTCTTCCAAATCCTCATGATGTATGTTAGTCACACTATCAGAAACTTTTTTATACGCAGCACTTAGAACCCTTTCTCCCTTTGTTGTGCGCGCTTTTACCTTCTCTTCCCACATTTCTCTATCAAAACTGTTATCACTTGCTTCAGCCATATGAAAAAGGCGATCAGGAGCCCCTTTAATATAAATATATTTTCCTTCATTATTTTCCGTTAAGACAGCCATATATTTATAGTCAGAATCAAAAGGGATCGTCGACAATGTATCACCTCTAGGTATACGATTGCCTGCCTTTTCAGCTAATGTTAACAAACATCCTTCTGTCGGTTCACCTACCACATACCAACTTCCATCCTCTTGTTTCAAAGAAGCTATGTTACACGTTTTCATAACCGTCAATAACTCTTTTAACTCAGGATGATCCTTCACATCTACTTCTTTATCATGCTGTTTAATTTCCCCTTTAGGAGCATATCCTGTGCCTGTTACCTTGTAATCATGTTCTTTAGTGCTAACAGACGTGACGGTCATTTCATTTTTAGTCAAGGTTCCCGTTTTGTCTGAGCATATAACTGATACAGCTCCTAATGTCTCCACTGAAGGTAAATTCCGCACAATGGCTTTTCTATTGGCCATCGTTTGGACTCCAAGGGCCAGAATAATCGAAATAATTGCTGGCAAACCTTCAGGTATAGCCGCAACAGCCAAACCAATAATAGAAAGAAGCAGTTCAGCTGCTCCGTAATCCCTTAAGTAAATACCAAACAAATAAATAAGCCCTGAGGCCGCGAGAATAAAAACAGCGACTGTTTTACCGAAACGGTCTGTCTGCTTCATAAGCGGTGTTTTCAATTCCTCAACTTCAGAGATTGAGTCATTTATCTTCCCAATTTCAGTATATGCCCCTGTAGCTATCACGACACCATGTCCACTACCTGAGGTAACTGTGGTTCCGGAAAAAGCCATGTTTATCCTATCACCTAGAACTGTCTCTTTGTCTAATGTCTCAGTCCCTTTTTCAGTTGACGTTGATTCGCCTGTTAAAGCAGCTTCTTCAGTTTTTAATTGATTAGCTGATATCAACCGGAGGTCAGCAGGTACTTTATCACCTGAATTTAAGTACACAATATCTCCGGGCACAAGTTCATCTGCATGAATGGTCTGTTTTTCACCATCTCTCAGTACATTAGCTTCTAAAGAGAGCATATTTTTTATACCTTCTAATGCTTTTTCTGCTTTGCTTTCTTGAAAATACCCTATCACTGCATTAATAACAGCCACTAACACAATGACGATAGTATCTATATAGTGACCAAGGAAACCAGTAACGAAAGCTGCCACCAACAAGACATAAATAAGAACATCATTAAAATGTTTCACAAATTTAATAAACCTATTTTCCGATTGCTTTTCTGGTAAGGCATTCTCACCATATTTGTTCAGCCTTTCACTAACTTTGTCAGATGTCAATCCATTTGTATCATCCGTCTCAAAGTTTGCCAAAACCTCATCAGACTCTATATTATGCCATGGTTCTTCCAACTTTTTCTGCTCCCCCATTTACAAGACATCCTTTCTACTTTAATAATATGAAAGAATCTTTACAAGATTACTATTCTGTTACACATATAGCTTGGTCTGTTCTCTATTCAACTTGCGTTATGGTACCATATGGATATCTTATGTTTTATATTAACGCTTTCGATCTCATGTAAACATCTTCTTTCAGAAAAATGTTTATTTCTTTGCGATAAACACACGTTTTATGAATCAAAACTATAGAAAAATCAATTTGGCATTTTAACACCGTATTTCTTTGTCCACTAAGTAGAGTATTTTCTCTTGGCTGCAACAATAATTCTAGCGAAACAACTAGTTAAATTATTTTTATATAATGATACACGTTGAAAAGCTTCATTTATGGAAGGGGGTACTGCTAGCATGATGAGGTTGAAACAGCATAGGAACCGAAAGGCATTAACAAACACTTCTATTTACAAAAGCCATGACGACTATTCGATTTTTTATGATTTAAACCCTGAGGCTGCTTTTATTCTTAAGAGCGAGGGCGTATTTATTAGCTTAAACAAAGCTGCTGAAAAATTACTTGGTCGCACTCAAGAAGATCTCATAGGCACTTCACTTTATCACTTTATTGATAGCAGTATAGTTAACAATACAATTGACAGTGTAAACACTGTAATGTTAAGTCAAGGCAGTCGTTCAATTTCTACCATTATAACGACACCACAGAACAAATGTATCCACGTTATCTTGTATGTCACAACATATATAAATGGACAAGGAATCCAAACGCTTGCCTGTATAGCTAAAAATAGTGAGGGGATTGAACAATATAACTCTAAATTACTGAAAATAAAAAATAATCTGAACGAACTACAAGAAATAGTAAAAGGGGGTATTTGGAATTATAATTCCCATACAAAAGAACTCGATTGGTCTAAACAAGTGTCTAAAATATTAGGCATTCAGAAACAGAGTGCTTCTATTAATGAGATTGAGCAATATCAGTATCTTTTTAAAGAACAAGATCTAAAGCGACTCAAATCATCTATAAAGAATTTGTGTTTTCAAGGAAGAACTCTAGACGTTTCTTGCCCTATAAAACGACACGATGGATCAATGGCTTATATTAGGATACATGGAAAACCGACTATTAAGAAAGATGATCAGAACAGTCTCTGTTTAACCGGTGTCATCCAAGACACGACAGCTTATCATTCAATAAAAAAAGAGCTTATAGAAAAAAACATTCAAGCGGAGAACCTCTATAACCAAATAGAAGAGATCGTTTGGTCCCTTGATATGACGACCAATAAAGTCATTTTTTGCTCAAATGATTTTGAGGAGATTACGGGATGGAAGCTATCAGACTTGATCGGGCCTAACAAGCTTTGGAAGGAAACAATTCATCCTAAAGATAAAGACCATGTAACAGCAGCAATCAATCGCCTGCTAGATGGTAAACAAACGTCCTTTCATTACCAATTTTATCATGCTTCGGGTCAACTGAGATGGGGCCATTTTAAAGCTTATCCGATATTAGATTCCCATAACCAACTTATTCGATTGGATGGTATCATTCAAGATATTACGTGTCGTAAGGAAATGGAAAATAAGCTATTACATATCGCTTATCATGACCATATTACAGGCTTGCCGAACCGTTTACATTTTGAAGAAACACTTCAAAAGAAAATAACTTTAGCGCAACAGACTAATGATACTTTTGCCATTTTCCATATTGATTTGGATCGCTTCAGACATATCAATGAAATGCTCGGCTATGAAATTGGCAATGATTTGCTACAACATACAGCCATTCGTCTGAAAGAACACTCTGATTGCGACTATTATATTTCAAGGATAAGTGGGAATGAATTTGCAGTGATCTTGTCCAACTGTGAACTCGCAGAGGCTAAACAACAAGCAGCAAAATACCTTGAAAGTTTACGCCCTGTTTTTAAGATTAAAGACTATGAACTCTATATTACAGGAAGCATCGGAATAGCTCTTTTTCCA
The genomic region above belongs to Bacillus sp. A301a_S52 and contains:
- a CDS encoding cation-transporting P-type ATPase — protein: MGEQKKLEEPWHNIESDEVLANFETDDTNGLTSDKVSERLNKYGENALPEKQSENRFIKFVKHFNDVLIYVLLVAAFVTGFLGHYIDTIVIVLVAVINAVIGYFQESKAEKALEGIKNMLSLEANVLRDGEKQTIHADELVPGDIVYLNSGDKVPADLRLISANQLKTEEAALTGESTSTEKGTETLDKETVLGDRINMAFSGTTVTSGSGHGVVIATGAYTEIGKINDSISEVEELKTPLMKQTDRFGKTVAVFILAASGLIYLFGIYLRDYGAAELLLSIIGLAVAAIPEGLPAIISIILALGVQTMANRKAIVRNLPSVETLGAVSVICSDKTGTLTKNEMTVTSVSTKEHDYKVTGTGYAPKGEIKQHDKEVDVKDHPELKELLTVMKTCNIASLKQEDGSWYVVGEPTEGCLLTLAEKAGNRIPRGDTLSTIPFDSDYKYMAVLTENNEGKYIYIKGAPDRLFHMAEASDNSFDREMWEEKVKARTTKGERVLSAAYKKVSDSVTNIHHEDLEEGVIFLGLTGIIDPPREEAIKAIEECSKAGINVKMITGDHKDTALAIGQKMGIGDGQKGLEGKEIDAMSDEELSEAIMTYDVFARTSPDNKLRIVKALQNHDKIAAMTGDGVNDAPALKRADIGVAMGIKGTEVAKESSQMILTDDNFETIVGAVEEGRRVYSNLKKTILFILPTNGAQSFLIMASILLGTMMPLTPIQILWVNMVIAITVSLALAFEPVESGAMRRPPRPVKTPLLTSYYIFRIIFVSLLIGGGTLLLNVELLSRGIDGSMINSVLLHTIVIMQMFHLFNCRNELGNAFDKNFFKNKVAFLVSGVLILLQLALLYLPFMNVAFGTQPLDIIYWIVPILMGITVFVIIEIEKAITRYLLKKRTE
- a CDS encoding EAL domain-containing protein; translation: MMRLKQHRNRKALTNTSIYKSHDDYSIFYDLNPEAAFILKSEGVFISLNKAAEKLLGRTQEDLIGTSLYHFIDSSIVNNTIDSVNTVMLSQGSRSISTIITTPQNKCIHVILYVTTYINGQGIQTLACIAKNSEGIEQYNSKLLKIKNNLNELQEIVKGGIWNYNSHTKELDWSKQVSKILGIQKQSASINEIEQYQYLFKEQDLKRLKSSIKNLCFQGRTLDVSCPIKRHDGSMAYIRIHGKPTIKKDDQNSLCLTGVIQDTTAYHSIKKELIEKNIQAENLYNQIEEIVWSLDMTTNKVIFCSNDFEEITGWKLSDLIGPNKLWKETIHPKDKDHVTAAINRLLDGKQTSFHYQFYHASGQLRWGHFKAYPILDSHNQLIRLDGIIQDITCRKEMENKLLHIAYHDHITGLPNRLHFEETLQKKITLAQQTNDTFAIFHIDLDRFRHINEMLGYEIGNDLLQHTAIRLKEHSDCDYYISRISGNEFAVILSNCELAEAKQQAAKYLESLRPVFKIKDYELYITGSIGIALFPNHGKDLEHLLKNSETALYHAKNDGKNTFKVYYSTMTTESKQRYSLEKDLRNALQTNQLFIEYQPKVSPENHLLTGGEALLRWKHPKLGRVSPAEFIPLAEESDLICHIGDWVIENVCQQMQKWEAEGLPLIPISINISALHLTKVDLITKVKQALTNYHIPPHLFEIEITETSLIQSSELIFSRLEALKQLGVRISLDDFGVGYSSLTHLLRFHLDALKIDKSLIANLPHKREDSIIISTLIKMAKGLGISLVAEGVETTAQLDFLKQEECHFVQGYLFSQPVSPLNFSRLVKKGILPIQAH